In Rutidosis leptorrhynchoides isolate AG116_Rl617_1_P2 chromosome 2, CSIRO_AGI_Rlap_v1, whole genome shotgun sequence, one genomic interval encodes:
- the LOC139887809 gene encoding probable aquaporin NIP7-1 gives MTGLFKDGQTCEAPKDVSTSNQSKFDHETGSSNTLVIDQIEDEVVVVKSPSCLCFPFQMDKTLIRIVIAEMLGSFIVMFSIGGIIASTELVRGVGLLEYAVTAALAVIVVVFSIGHISGAHVNPAVTIAFATVGPFPWKRVPLYIVAQVAGCTLATYAGALVYGMKSEVMTTRPLAGCSAAFWAEFMASFIVLFLTASLVHAPPSVTQFSGFIVAVAIALGVLITGPISGGSMNPARSLGPAIVSFNFNGLWIYLTAPVLGAISGAFMLRILKPCTSLTSSPPSLSSSSSSRRSHLLQID, from the exons ATGACAGGCCTGTTTAAAGATGGGCAAACTTGTGAAGCACCAAAAGATGTATCCACCAGTAACCAATCAAAATTTGATCACGAAACAGGTTCTTCAAATACACTTGTAATAGACCAAATTGAAGACGAAGTCGTCGTTGTTAAAAGTCCCTCTTGTTTATGCTTTCCGTTTCAAATGGACAAAACCCTTATTAGAATT GTTATAGCAGAAATGTTAGGAAGTTTTATTGTTATGTTTAGTATAGGTGGGATAATAGCAAGCACAGAATTGGTGAGAGGTGTGGGCCTACTTGAGTATGCCGTCACAGCAGCGTTAGCGGTGATCGTGGTGGTTTTCTCTATCGGACACATTTCTGGTGCACATGTTAACCCTGCAGTCACCATAGCTTTCGCTACTGTTGGTCCATTTCCATGGAAAAGG GTTCCGTTGTATATAGTGGCTCAAGTAGCAGGCTGTACATTGGCAACTTATGCGGGAGCATTGGTGTATGGCATGAAATCGGAGGTTATGACAACTAGACCACTTGCGGGATGCAGTGCAGCATTTTGGGCCGAGTTCATGGCATCATTCATCGTTCTGTTTCTCACCGCTTCGTTAGTCCATGCCCCACCATCT GTAACTCAATTTTCTGGATTTATTGTAGCAGTTGCCATTGCTCTTGGAGTCCTAATCACAGG ACCAATATCAGGAGGATCAATGAACCCTGCAAGGTCATTGGGACCAGCCATCGTGTCTTTTAACTTCAATGGTTTGTGGATATATCTAACAGCTCCAGTACTTGGGGCCATTTCGGGTGCTTTCATGCTTCGTATATTGAAGCCTTGTACCTCTTTGACGTCTTCTCCCCCTTCTTTGTCTTCTTCGTCATCTTCTCGACGTTCTCATTTACTTCAAATTGATTAA
- the LOC139890758 gene encoding nuclear transcription factor Y subunit C-3-like — MDQQDHGQQPSQMPYGVNPYPPNQIMGPGPTTQTSQPVGLPSPPAQLAQQQLAYQQIHQQQQQQLHQQLQNFWANQYQEIEQTTDFKNHSLPLARIKKIMKADEDVRMISAEAPVIFARACEMFILELTLRSWNHTEENKRRTLQKNDIAAAITRTDIFDFLVDIVPREDLKDEVLASTIPRGGPMPPTEGLPYYYMQPPPPQVGGSGMYMGKPVDPQALYGQQPNPYMGQQLWPQQQQQQEPQGDA; from the coding sequence ATGGATCAACAAGACCATGGTCAGCAACCAAGTCAAATGCCATATGGCGTGAACCCGTATCCACCAAACCAAATTATGGGCCCGGGGCCCACAACTCAGACTTCACAACCGGTGGGTCTTCCTTCACCTCCAGCCCAACTTGCACAACAACAACTTGCTTATCAGCAGATCCaccagcaacaacaacagcaattgcaCCAACAACTTCAAAATTTCTGGGCGAATCAGTATCAAGAAATTGAGCAAAcaactgattttaaaaaccatagtCTCCCATTAGCTAGAATCAAGAAAATTATGAAGGCTGATGAAGATGTGAGGATGATATCAGCTGAAGCCCCTGTGATATTTGCACGTGCATGTGAAATGTTCATCCTTGAGTTGACTTTAAGGTCATGGAATCACACTGAGGAAAACAAGAGAAGGACACTTCAGAAAAATGACATTGCAGCTGCAATCACAAGGACTGATATCTTTGACTTTTTAGTTGATATAGTACCAAGGGAGGATTTAAAAGACGAGGTACTTGCATCGACAATCCCTAGAGGTGGGCCCATGCCCCCAACTGAGGGTCTTCCTTATTATTATATGCAGCCACCTCCACCACAAGTTGGTGGGTCAGGGATGTATATGGGTAAGCCGGTTGATCCTCAGGCCCTTTACGGGCAGCAGCCCAATCCGTATATGGGTCAGCAGCTTTGgccacaacagcagcagcaacaagaACCACAAGGAGATGCTTGA